Below is a genomic region from Astatotilapia calliptera chromosome 2, fAstCal1.2, whole genome shotgun sequence.
tttgtttctttaaggAACTCTACACCGCAGCATGGGGATTTTGTCATAAAACTTCCCTTTCCCCTAATTACTGTAAATGATGCCATATTACAATAAACACCGGACTGCCCCTCCACTCCTGTCTCCACTTCTTAAGCACAAACTATCACTTTCAGTCTTTAATTGACCAAGAGACCTCCTACTTAAAATATGGCAAGCATATACAGTATTCAGCTGAAAAATTTCATGATATTTGATATTCTTTTAGCACTAAAATTCAAAATCTTAAagtattttaatattctttaTTTCCAAACACCACTATTCGAGCAGTGTAAGTTGGCCCTTTTTATGCCCTTATTTTATTATTGAGGGGGATTCCCACAACCACAGCTCATTACTCAGAACATCCTCAGAATACCCCCAAAGTATcacatcattttttaaagaagaggGCAAAGCCCATTCAGACCTTATACGTTTAGCTAAAAACGCACTACAGTCATTGGTTGTAGAAATTCAACTATGACGCAACCTCAAAGCCACAGGAGATCATTCCTATCTGTGGCCATCAAACTTTATAACTGCTCCTTACCTACAACTATTTTCACTTAGTCTGCAATATCTTGTCTGTACTGTACATAATATTGctttaactttaatatttaattctAATTTAACATTGCAATTTGAGTGACTTATTAGTACTCATTTTTTAATATAGAGTCTACTTTACTTtccatgtttatattttatgcGAGCATCTGTAACAAAACTGTTTCCCTCTCAGTCTGAACTTGTGAAGGTATAGAAATGACAATGTAAGGCTACATTAGTCAAACTTTTGCTAAAATATTattagaaaaacaaagtgaacaGGTGGAAGTAAAGGTAGTGACTAAACTGACTTTCTCTGTTCTCCTAATTTGCTTTTTTGGGGTTGaatttttattctattactgGTTTTTGTGCCCTGTAAAGAAAACAGGCACAGTGAAAACAGTAAATTGAGTGTTGTTGAGTCCAGAGTTCACGGTAACGCTAACATCTTTGTGAAGTCGGATTTTGAACTCATTTGTAACACGTTCATAGTGATAGTACTAACAAGCTTTTCAGCAGCTGTTCGCTTTACAGTATTCACAATCTTACTTTAATAGCTTAGATTAGCACAGTACGTTCAGCTGAGACTGATAGGAACGACATTATAAAGATAAAAAAGCTGACCTGAAACACCCGAAAGGAGAACAAAACATCAGGACTGTCCAGTCAGTGTTTCACAGATCATATTCATCCCTACAGGCCACTATACTGTTCAGTGACTTAATAAACCATATTAACTCTATCTTATCTCTCACAGTGTGTTCATATATTACTGCTGCATGCCATTAACATTAGTCCACTCTCTCCCATAGTTTGTATTTTGTCCCAGTGTCTCTATCCTCtcccctttcctttcctttttcttctccttcgaCTCACTCTTTACCAGGTCATTGCAGGTTCCTGCTCCTCCCTGATCCTGGCActatttctgttaaaagggagctcTTCCTCCGCTGTCGCCAAATGCTTGATCAAAGGGATCTTCTCAACATTCGTCTTTTCCCTCTAATATCGCAGGTATTACAGCCTTACAGCAGGGGAGGGCAATTAAGTTTCCAAAGGGGTCACATAGGGATCCCACTGAGAAATAACAGCTAAAAGTCCATTTAAGTTACAGTGTTAAGCACCTTGATGTGATAAAAAAGCTGTACCTGCTTGGTTCCTAATCAGAAGGATACAGATATAATACAAATGATTAAACATTAATGAActccagcttttgttttgtttgctaatactattgtttttgaaaaaatgtGCAGAGTAAATGTTGAGCACTGAAGAAGACAAATATTGATAAAGCCTCCACATAGAGGACCAGCACATATACTGAAAGCCATTTTTGAGGGGATGTAGCTCCAACAAAAAGTCACttgtattattttatcatttgttgtgtttttctaaaaTGTGGATTgttatttggttttgtttgttcttgtttaaaataaaatcatatattTGTGAAAAGtagaatgtaaaatattttcattatgGCACACAGTGGAGTAGAATACAGTAAAGTACCACATAAATATCCACACAAAGGTAAATTGCTCCATTATTTACTACTATCTgtctgctgctggttcagtcagccATCTATATGTTGTATAAAAACTGGTTTCAAGCATATTTACATGTTATTAATGACTAAAGCAAACATTTCATACTTTCTGTCTCACTACTGCCCTTTAAAACACAGTGGATGTCTTCCATTAAACGAATTCTTTTATCTTAAATGCTGTTGGAATGAGGAGCTCTCATGAATTGCGCTCATTTGTGTGAGTCACCCTGTGTTATCATTTCCTGTGTATTGCAATGTGCAGAAGAGCTATTTTAAGCTCTCTCCTCATAGAGCTAGGCTCTGGGTATATAAGTGTGGGGCATGTACCCCGCCCATTACTCGGATCCGCCCTCTCCCCCTAACTTGTAAAATATGTTCAGAGCGATAGCCTCCAAGGAGCCCTCAGACAAACACAGGCAGCCCTGAGGTGTGAGACTTCCCCAGGACCACAGAAAGCACGTGAAACCAGAGGAGAGTGCCTCTACGACAGCACCACACTCAGCTTCCTCTCTTCAGCTTTGTGGATTTTTGCAACTGCTGACTTCGGGGGAAATTTTAATAGGAGCACTtggactttttaaataaaacagaacaaaaactttTGGGGGATAAAATGGCACTTCGACAGAGCTCTGATAAGGAGCCAAGCATCGAGCTGTTCATCAAGGTCAGTCCTTTCATGTCCATTTTAAACCTGTCAAAACAATCTTCTGAAGAAAAGGGGCACTCTGACAAAGGCTTGCTGCTCATTTATGAGTGTTGTCAAACAACAGTGGTCCACAATTATTGCCATAGAGGCAGCAACAATCAGAGGACAGCTCTATTTTTGATTGGTGCTGTCCCCAGATACCATACGCTGCAGATGTTGGGGTGTTTGTATCCTCGGTGTGGGCCATAGCTGGTTTCTTATCAGAAACACTCTCCAACTTATCAGAGCACACCCAGAAGGAGCAAGAAGCATATGGAGACTGGCCTCAAGCCTGGACAGACACACCCACCTTAGTTACGCAGacattcaaatacagtcatctatctaaaagtcacaaaagtttctctttttttttttcttacttctttttttcttctgattttttttcctgatttagTTAGTTGAGGCACAAGTGCAGAGAAACTGTGTATTCTGAAATATGCAATAAGGCAGCTcaatagcaaaaacaaaataaggcaGTATAGAGTGGTAGACGTGCCATATTTCAGCCACTTAAACGTGCAGCTTCTTGCCAGATGTTGGATGAAAAGTTAAGTAACACTCTCATGTGGAGCTGGAGCCAGCAGATAATCCAGTCATCTTAGCATAAAGACTGTAATAACTGTCCAAAAAGTAGCAGAAAAATACCTCTAAAGAGCACTTATGAGTTATATCTCATTACTTAATATAATGAAGAATGTAAACAAAGTCTAAAATGGCATGTTGTCGTTGATGAGACTTGATAAGAGCCCAGAATATAAACCTGCTTAAAGCTACAAGTgatattttttacaatttttgcaCAAATTCAAACAAATGGAAACATCAGCTGACCGCTGATCTTTCTGGAAGTGAAGTTACCACGTGTTACCATAGACAGGATAAAGATGGAAGCAGCGTGATGTCACATGTTGGATTGTGAAGTCCTGTTTTAAAGATACGAGATGAACTCCTTTGCAGTCGGCATCTTGCCGCTTTGATACTGAACGTGGCACACGCTCACTGATCAGTGAGTTTAATCTTCCTTTCTGACACTTAGAatgaatttaacattttatccAGTACAGCCTGAAAGCCCATAAGCTCATCAGGAGTGTTTACACAGGTCCCCAGAGAAGGCTATTGTAACCACATATATTGCTCCCTGGTGGCCTTTAAAAAGAACTTTGTTCAGACCCAaaggctacatccatctttaaaACTTTATCTTTTATCTTCACATCTTTATCACTCCTGTCAGTCCAGTTGCTGCAGTGGTTTTGAAAACCCCCAAATATTCACTCAAAACAGCCAATATGAGTAGGACGAACACAACCGACAGCTGGAATCAAGTTACAGTATTTCAAAACTTACCAAGAAGTCATCTGatttctctcactttctcttagcgctctcctttttctctttctcttttaaaagAGAAGTCAATTTAAACCTCAGGCTGACAGAATCTGTAGCAATGAGTGTGTGCTCTATTTGAGATTGTCAGTGATATCTAGAGAATCTCGACTGATAGGAGCTCCCTAAATGTTCACATAAGTTAATGTGGATTTGCCGTAATTTGTGTCTAACAACACAAATTCATATCAGTTGCTTTGTATTCGGTGTGAAGAGGCGAATACACATCTAGCTAGCAGTGATTATAAGCTAAGCTACGCCAACTAGCTTTCTTCAGGTTTACCACACAGACTTGAGAGTGTCATCAATTTTCTCATTTAAGCAAATCATTTCCAGACATTTCACACTGTTATTTAACATATGGTCAATATGTGGTGGACCTTTAAACTTCTCTGCGTTGGTGTCGGTTGTTTTTCCGCTACAACACAATGCCAGGGTTTCCCCTCCTCCACATAGGAAATCGACTGTGTGTATCCCAGACGCACCTTCTCAGCTccaaaataactttattaatcTGCAGATGAGATCATAGAGAAAAAGTGAAGTCACTTAAACAGAACATTTTGGACTCATGGGATAtttatttcttgtatttttcagGCTGGACATGACGGTGAAAACGTGGGGAACTGCCCTTTCTGTCAGAGGCTCTTCATGGTGCTGTGGCTCAAAGGAGTGAAGTTTACAGTGACCACTGTTGATATGAGGAAGTAAGCACTGctccagtggaaaaaaacacttCCTGAGCATCTGGTCGTGGGGACTTTCACACAAAACTCAATTATGCGGAAAGCGAGGGAGAAATTGAgaacctttttgtgtgtgtgtgtgtgtgtgtgtgtgtatgtcagtAATCTAATCCAATTGAACGCCTATTGACGTTTTACTCGCTCCGTTCTGTAGAAGTTTGAGGCAGGAGCGTACAAAGACCTCTGTGTCACTTTCAAACAATCACCTCCTTTAATTGAGGCTTTATTGCGTGAATTTCTCAGGGCCACTACGTGCCAAGCAAACATGGTTTGGAAACTTTGAAAGGATACAGATAATTAAGTGATTCAGAGCACACACAAAACAGGCCTTTAAAAAGGCAGCCCCTCCCATCACTGTGTATTTTCATAACTAAACTAATAGCCAGTGTTGACTCATTAATTTAGAGTACAATATTTGATTCTGACAGTCTTGATAAACTACTATTTTGGTATGCTTAAGAGAACTCAAATTCTCTCCTCTCCTTTGTTCATCAATCTGTGTCATCTCCAGGAAGCCAGCTGAGCTCAAAGACCTGGCCCCTGGGACTAACCCTCCTTTCCTCCTCTACAACGGCACCCTCAAAACAGACTTCATCAAAATTGAAGAGTTTCTCGAACAAACGCTGGCCCCTCCCAGGTACCGTCACGCTTAATCATTACATAAACATCTTATGATGTTGATGACGGTTCACTGAACCGATGCGCTCTTTTCTGCTCTCGATTTGCAGGTATCCTCATCTCAGCCCGGTAAACAAAGAGTCCTTTGATGTGGGAGCGGACATCTTTGCAAAGTTCTCCGCTTTTATCAAAAACAGCCCAAATAACGCCTGTAAGTTAGATTTAATAGACATGCAGCATT
It encodes:
- the clic2 gene encoding chloride intracellular channel protein 2 codes for the protein MALRQSSDKEPSIELFIKAGHDGENVGNCPFCQRLFMVLWLKGVKFTVTTVDMRKKPAELKDLAPGTNPPFLLYNGTLKTDFIKIEEFLEQTLAPPRYPHLSPVNKESFDVGADIFAKFSAFIKNSPNNALQEKNLLREFKRLDDYLNSPLPEEIDHNSVETIAVSNRKFLDGDRLTLADCNLLPKLHVIRVSAKKYCNFEIPAHFTGVWRYLKNADERDEFKQTCPADIEIEKAYLSVANKRK